A genomic region of Populus nigra chromosome 11, ddPopNigr1.1, whole genome shotgun sequence contains the following coding sequences:
- the LOC133668048 gene encoding cation/calcium exchanger 1-like, giving the protein MASFSTSRAKSKKIILFLNITFLFLFFFYLATSYFIDQSTEPKVTTNHSLVLQESIKTDGCSGIHDYIDYRSKCIYVKSHIGCRPKGYINYLQIFYCTCGQFSMLGYIMLLLWLAVLFYLLGNTAADYFCPALESLSKLLKLSPTIAGVTLLSLGNGAPDVFASIVSFTRSSNGGVGLNSILGGAFFVSSVVVGVISLLAGPREIYVDKSSFIRDVCFFLFSLCSLLLIIIVGKISLWGAISFLSIYLGYVGVVCIMHFDQYRKENRLTVDGNQEEDFLERGIPLLGYVDHEKPILVDKTTADDQRSSLIFCNLDSPFFYYLGSLLYVLELPLSLPRRLTIPVVSEARWSRPFAVISVALAPILLAALCTSQKEKEFGSRSSLVTYLIAVLTGMVLCNLACVTTTKSSPPKKSLFPWLAGGFLMSVTWTYIIAEELVSLLISLGYVLGINPSVLGLTVLAWGNSLGDLIANVAMAMTGGADGAQIAISGCYAGPMFNTLLGLGISLVISSGSKYPSSFIVPEDPSLYETIGFLMGGLLWALVILPRKDMRLDKSLGIGLLAIYLCFLSLTLARSLGLLKLHGFS; this is encoded by the coding sequence ATGGCAAGTTTCAGCACCTCAAGAGCCAAGTCCAAGAAGATCATTCTTTTCCTTAACATCAcctttctcttcctcttctttttctatctTGCAACCTCATATTTTATCGATCAATCCACTGAACCAAAAGTCACCACAAACCATTCTTTAGTGCTTCAAGAATCGATCAAAACCGATGGCTGCAGCGGAATTCATGACTACATAGATTACAGGTCCAAGTGTATTTATGTCAAGTCTCATATTGGATGCAGGCCTAAAGGGTATATAAACTATCTTCAAATCTTTTACTGTACTTGTGGCCAATTTTCCATGCTTGGCTATATTATGTTGTTACTGTGGCTGGCTGTTCTGTTCTATCTGTTAGGCAATACAGCAGCAGATTACTTCTGTCCCGCCTTAGAAAGCTTGTCCAAACTCTTGAAGCTTTCTCCAACTATTGCTGGTGTCACCCTTCTTTCACTTGGCAATGGCGCTCCGGATGTTTTTGCTAGTATTGTTTCCTTCACTAGGTCTAGCAATGGTGGAGTTGGCCTGAATAGTATTTTGGGTGGCGCTTTTTTTGTGTCTAGTGTGGTGGTTGGTGTTATAAGTTTATTAGCTGGTCCTCGAGAGATTTATGTTGACAAGTCTAGCTTCATTAGAGATGTCTGCTTCTTTCTGTTCTCTCTCTGTTCTCTTCTCTTGATTATTATTGTGGGGAAAATATCCTTGTGGGGtgccatttcttttctttctatctACTTGGGTTATGTCGGTGTGGTTTGCATCATGCACTTTGATCAGTACCGAAAAGAGAATCGTTTAACTGTAGATGGCAACCAGGAGGAGGATTTTTTGGAGAGGGGTATACCTTTACTTGGTTATGTTGATCATGAAAAACCAATTTTGGTGGACAAAACCACTGCTGATGATCAGCGAAGTTCATTGATTTTTTGTAATCTCGattctccctttttttattaCCTGGGTAGCCTTCTGTATGTTTTGGAGTTACCTCTGTCCTTGCCTAGAAGATTGACTATACCTGTGGTTAGTGAGGCGAGGTGGTCTAGGCCATTTGCAGTAATTTCTGTGGCGTTGGCACCAATTTTATTGGCTGCACTATGCACCTCCCAAAAGGAAAAGGAGTTTGGTTCAAGAAGCAGCCTAGTAACTTATTTGATAGCAGTATTGACTGGGATGGTTCTCTGCAATCTTGCATGCGTGACAACAACGAAGTCTAGCCCACCAAAGAAGTCCTTGTTCCCTTGGCTTGCTGGTGGCTTTTTGATGAGTGTAACTTGGACATATATTATCGCTGAGGAATTGGTCTCTTTATTGATTTCACTAGGCTATGTACTCGGGATTAACCCTTCAGTTCTCGGATTAACTGTCCTGGCTTGGGGCAACTCGCTCGGAGATTTGATAGCTAATGTTGCCATGGCGATGACTGGTGGGGCAGACGGCGCCCAAATTGCAATATCAGGCTGCTATGCTGGTCCCATGTTCAACACATTGCTGGGTTTGGGCATTTCACTAGTCATCTCATCAGGGTCCAAATATCCATCTTCATTTATCGTCCCTGAAGACCCTTCTCTCTATGAGACTATAGGGTTTCTGATGGGAGGCTTGCTGTGGGCCCTTGTGATCTTGCCGAGGAAGGACATGAGGTTAGATAAGTCTCTTGGGATTGGTCTCTTAGCTATATATCTCTGTTTTCTGTCTCTGACGCTGGCCAGGTCTCTTGGTCTCTTGAAACTTCATGGGTTTTCTTAG